A single region of the Streptomyces sp. ITFR-16 genome encodes:
- a CDS encoding DUF881 domain-containing protein: MSNSADSPPGPVRRTFRHPVRVLTAAVFALAGLIFVTSANTAKGTNIRTDSSLLKLSDLVQQRSEKNAALEESAASVREDIDTLAQRDNGSSKAENARLRALERAAGTTKLSGRAVAVTLNDAPPNATASPGYPDPQPNDLVIHQQDLQAVVNALWQGGAKGIKVMDQRLISTSAVRCVGNTLILQGRVYSPPYKITAVGDPGRLQRALNASPAIQNYLLYVKAYGLGWKVDEHEAVTLPGYSGTVDLHYAEPVK, encoded by the coding sequence TTGAGCAATTCTGCCGACTCTCCCCCCGGGCCGGTCCGGCGCACCTTCCGGCATCCGGTCAGAGTGCTCACCGCTGCCGTTTTCGCCCTCGCCGGCCTCATCTTCGTCACGAGCGCGAACACGGCCAAGGGCACCAACATCCGTACCGACTCCTCACTGCTGAAGCTCTCCGACCTCGTCCAGCAGCGCAGCGAGAAGAACGCGGCCCTCGAGGAGTCCGCCGCTTCCGTGCGCGAGGACATCGACACCCTCGCCCAGCGCGACAACGGCAGCAGCAAGGCGGAGAACGCCAGGCTCAGGGCGCTGGAGCGGGCCGCCGGCACCACCAAGCTCTCCGGCAGGGCCGTGGCGGTCACCCTCAACGACGCCCCGCCGAACGCCACCGCGAGCCCCGGCTACCCCGATCCGCAGCCCAACGACCTGGTCATCCACCAGCAGGACCTCCAGGCCGTCGTCAACGCGCTGTGGCAGGGCGGCGCCAAGGGGATCAAGGTCATGGACCAGCGGCTGATCTCGACCAGCGCGGTGCGCTGCGTCGGCAACACCCTGATCCTCCAGGGCCGGGTCTACTCGCCGCCGTACAAGATCACCGCGGTCGGCGACCCCGGCAGGCTCCAGCGGGCGCTGAACGCCTCCCCGGCGATCCAGAACTACCTGCTGTACGTGAAGGCGTACGGGCTCGGCTGGAAAGTCGACGAGCACGAGGCGGTGACTCTTCCCGGCTACTCGGGCACAGTGGATCTCCACTATGCGGAGCCGGTGAAGTAG
- a CDS encoding class E sortase, giving the protein MSVRLVVRTFSELCITAGVLIILFVVYVLFWTGVKAAGATESQIDTLQSQWAREPVSTPAVPAPSASPAPADPPAPKAYPDGKPFAMLYIPRFGKGWEWPVLENTEVRTLQKGLGHYRGTAAPGATGNFAVAGHRRTYGDPFKDFPKLRPGDAVLVTDGTTWFTYRIDRRPYRTVPGDVGVIDPVPRKSGFDGPGRYLTLTTCDPEWGSSHRLIVWAHLDATAPAAGGRPEAFHS; this is encoded by the coding sequence GTGTCGGTGCGACTGGTCGTGCGGACGTTCAGCGAGCTGTGCATCACGGCCGGGGTGCTGATCATCCTCTTCGTGGTGTACGTCCTGTTCTGGACCGGGGTGAAGGCCGCCGGCGCGACCGAGAGCCAGATCGACACCCTGCAGAGCCAGTGGGCGCGCGAGCCGGTGTCCACGCCCGCGGTCCCCGCCCCCTCCGCGTCGCCCGCCCCTGCCGACCCTCCCGCCCCGAAGGCGTACCCGGACGGAAAGCCGTTCGCGATGCTCTACATCCCCCGCTTCGGGAAGGGATGGGAGTGGCCCGTCCTGGAGAACACCGAGGTCAGGACCTTGCAGAAGGGGCTCGGCCACTACCGGGGCACCGCCGCGCCCGGCGCGACGGGCAATTTCGCGGTGGCCGGGCACCGCCGCACCTACGGCGACCCGTTCAAGGACTTCCCGAAGCTGCGCCCCGGCGACGCGGTGCTGGTGACGGACGGGACTACCTGGTTCACGTACCGGATCGACCGGAGGCCGTACCGCACGGTGCCGGGCGATGTCGGTGTCATCGACCCGGTGCCGCGCAAGTCCGGTTTCGACGGGCCGGGCCGCTATCTGACGCTGACCACCTGTGATCCGGAATGGGGCAGCAGCCACCGGCTGATCGTCTGGGCACACCTAGACGCGACCGCCCCCGCGGCCGGCGGCAGACCGGAAGCTTTCCACAGCTGA
- a CDS encoding aminodeoxychorismate/anthranilate synthase component II: MSARILVVDNYDSFVFNLVQYLYQLGAECEVLRNDEVTTAHAQDGFDGVLLSPGPGTPEHAGVCVDMVRHCAATGVPVFGVCLGMQSMAVAYGGVVDRAPELLHGKTSPVTHEGKGVFAGLPSPFTATRYHSLAAEPDTVPDELEVTARTADGIIMGLRHRELAVEGVQFHPESVLTEHGHLMLANWLAQCGDAGAVERSAGLAPVVGKAVA; this comes from the coding sequence ATGAGCGCCCGCATCCTCGTCGTCGACAACTACGACAGCTTCGTCTTCAACCTCGTCCAGTACCTCTACCAGCTCGGCGCCGAGTGCGAGGTGCTGCGCAACGACGAGGTGACCACGGCCCACGCCCAGGACGGCTTCGACGGCGTCCTGCTCTCCCCCGGCCCCGGCACGCCCGAGCACGCGGGTGTCTGCGTCGACATGGTGCGGCACTGCGCGGCCACCGGCGTCCCGGTCTTCGGCGTCTGCCTGGGGATGCAGTCGATGGCGGTGGCCTACGGCGGTGTCGTGGACCGCGCCCCCGAGCTGCTGCACGGCAAGACCTCCCCGGTGACCCACGAGGGCAAGGGCGTCTTCGCCGGTCTGCCCTCCCCGTTCACCGCGACCCGCTACCACTCGCTCGCCGCCGAACCGGACACCGTTCCCGATGAGCTGGAGGTCACCGCGCGGACGGCCGACGGCATCATCATGGGGCTGCGCCACCGGGAGCTGGCTGTCGAGGGGGTGCAGTTCCACCCGGAGTCGGTGCTCACCGAGCACGGCCATCTGATGCTGGCCAACTGGCTGGCGCAGTGCGGTGACGCCGGAGCCGTCGAGAGGTCGGCGGGACTCGCGCCGGTGGTGGGCAAGGCCGTCGCGTGA
- a CDS encoding class E sortase, whose amino-acid sequence MTPPRHGRETGQDGPYDPGAYEAAGAFEAAVDQLVDPLNDPLPGRHASPPPQPTAQDPRGQAPQGPQAPQEPPPEWYDPEGYERDWYGRQGPVLPPAPASGQPPVPTPAPTPPRASVPAPAAEPPLAPRTEETVALRTADLRRTVADGPVVPAPRPEPEPLPVSGGDEPAGEGHSGAAGAEDEPVTGGRAERRRAAKGRGRRRGEPAARPGAGGEAPAKPMSRVEARRAAKAAKDSPAVVISRVVGELFISLGVLMLLFVTYQLWWTNVRADQIAGRETHKIQDDWAKGGRKPEAFQPGEGFAIIHIPKLDVVTPIAEGTSKEKVLDRGMVGHYGEEPLRTAMPSAKQGNFALAGHRNTHGEPFRYINRLRPGDPIVVETREAYYTYEMVSVLPQTSPSNVSVIGPVPPQSGFTKPGRYITLTTCTPEFTSTYRLIVWGKMVDERPRSKGKPDVLVG is encoded by the coding sequence GTGACCCCACCCCGCCACGGACGCGAGACCGGCCAGGACGGCCCGTACGATCCGGGGGCGTACGAGGCCGCAGGCGCGTTCGAGGCGGCGGTCGACCAGTTGGTGGACCCGCTGAACGACCCGCTGCCGGGGCGGCACGCCTCCCCGCCGCCGCAGCCCACCGCACAGGATCCCCGAGGGCAGGCCCCACAGGGCCCACAGGCGCCCCAGGAGCCCCCGCCCGAGTGGTACGACCCCGAGGGCTACGAACGGGACTGGTACGGCCGCCAGGGGCCCGTACTGCCGCCCGCACCTGCCTCCGGGCAGCCGCCCGTCCCGACACCCGCGCCGACGCCCCCGCGCGCCTCCGTGCCGGCGCCCGCCGCCGAGCCGCCGCTCGCTCCGCGCACCGAGGAGACCGTCGCGCTGCGCACGGCGGATCTGCGGCGCACGGTCGCGGACGGCCCGGTGGTGCCCGCGCCGCGCCCGGAGCCGGAGCCCTTGCCCGTGTCCGGAGGCGACGAGCCGGCCGGGGAGGGCCACAGCGGTGCCGCCGGCGCGGAGGACGAGCCCGTCACCGGCGGCCGGGCCGAACGCCGCCGCGCGGCGAAGGGCCGGGGCCGGCGGCGCGGCGAACCGGCGGCCCGGCCGGGCGCCGGGGGCGAGGCCCCGGCGAAGCCGATGTCCCGCGTCGAGGCGCGGCGGGCGGCCAAGGCCGCCAAGGACAGCCCGGCGGTCGTCATCAGCCGGGTGGTCGGCGAGCTGTTCATCTCGCTGGGCGTCCTGATGCTGCTGTTCGTCACCTACCAGCTGTGGTGGACGAACGTGCGCGCCGACCAGATCGCCGGCCGGGAGACCCACAAGATCCAGGACGACTGGGCCAAGGGCGGCCGCAAGCCGGAGGCCTTCCAGCCCGGCGAGGGCTTCGCCATCATCCACATCCCGAAGCTCGACGTGGTCACCCCGATCGCCGAGGGGACCAGCAAGGAGAAGGTCCTCGACCGCGGCATGGTCGGCCACTACGGCGAGGAGCCGCTGCGCACGGCGATGCCGTCCGCCAAGCAGGGCAACTTCGCCCTGGCCGGCCACCGCAACACGCACGGCGAGCCGTTCCGCTACATCAACCGGCTGCGCCCCGGCGACCCGATCGTCGTCGAGACGCGGGAGGCGTACTACACGTACGAGATGGTGAGCGTGCTGCCCCAGACCTCGCCGTCCAATGTGTCCGTCATCGGCCCTGTGCCGCCGCAGTCCGGCTTCACCAAGCCCGGCCGGTACATCACCTTGACGACGTGTACGCCGGAATTCACGAGTACGTACCGTTTGATCGTCTGGGGCAAGATGGTCGACGAACGGCCGCGCAGCAAGGGGAAGCCCGACGTGCTCGTCGGCTGA
- a CDS encoding class E sortase, translating into MAATTEDQEQTEESVPPVRPRGRHPFATAVSFFGELLITAGLVLGLFVVYSLWWTNVLADREASKQGNTVRDRWADGPGALDTKDGIGFLHVPSMKNGEVLVKKGTDTENLNDGIAGYYTDPVKSALPSDKEGNFTLAAHRDGHGAKFHNIDKVRTGDAIVFETKDTWYVYKVFKELPETSKYNVDVLKAVPKGSGAKKGGRYITLTTCTPVFTSKYRYIVWGELVRTEKVDRDRTKPAELR; encoded by the coding sequence GTGGCAGCGACGACCGAGGACCAAGAGCAGACCGAGGAGTCCGTGCCCCCGGTGCGCCCCCGAGGGCGCCATCCCTTCGCCACCGCGGTCAGCTTCTTCGGTGAACTCCTCATCACCGCAGGCCTGGTGCTCGGCCTGTTCGTCGTCTACTCGCTGTGGTGGACGAACGTGCTCGCCGACCGGGAGGCGAGCAAACAGGGCAACACCGTCCGCGACCGCTGGGCCGACGGCCCGGGCGCGCTGGACACCAAGGACGGCATCGGCTTCCTCCACGTCCCGTCGATGAAGAACGGCGAGGTGCTCGTCAAGAAGGGCACCGACACCGAGAACCTCAACGACGGCATCGCCGGCTACTACACCGATCCGGTGAAATCCGCGCTCCCCTCCGACAAGGAGGGCAACTTCACGCTGGCCGCCCACCGGGACGGGCACGGGGCGAAGTTCCACAACATCGACAAGGTGCGGACCGGGGACGCGATCGTCTTCGAGACCAAGGACACCTGGTACGTCTACAAGGTCTTCAAGGAGCTTCCGGAGACCTCGAAGTACAACGTCGACGTCCTCAAGGCCGTCCCGAAGGGCTCAGGCGCGAAGAAGGGCGGCCGCTACATCACGCTGACGACCTGCACCCCGGTCTTCACGTCGAAGTACCGCTACATCGTGTGGGGCGAGCTCGTCCGTACGGAGAAGGTCGACCGGGACCGTACGAAGCCGGCCGAGCTGCGCTGA
- the pknB gene encoding Stk1 family PASTA domain-containing Ser/Thr kinase has protein sequence MEEPRRLGGRYELGSVLGRGGMAEVYLAHDTRLGRTVAVKTLRADLARDPSFQARFRREAQSAASLNHPAIVAVYDTGEDYVDGVSIPYIVMEYVDGSTLRELLHSGRRLLPERTLEMTVGILQALEYSHRAGIVHRDIKPANVMLTRTGQVKVMDFGIARAMGDSGMTMTQTAAVIGTAQYLSPEQAKGEQVDARSDLYSTGCLLYELLTVRPPFIGDSPVAVAYQHVREEPQPPSNFDPEITPEMDAIVLKALTKDPDYRYQSADEMRADIEACLDGQPVAATAAMGAAGYGGYDGYGNDQPTTALRAADQNGERTSMLPPVNPDDGGYGYGQDDRPGRRRQNQKKSNTSTILLVVAGVLVLIGAILIGKAVFGGDGGDNSAFDVPNMVGSTVKEAQRLADNADVVLKVGPKEECKDQPKDKICRQTPTAEEQMKEQETVTVFVSSGAPKVDVPDVTEKSEDNARKILEKKGFTVSVTSVESDEAEPNTVLEQTPKGDTKAEENSEVKLKVATEKLLTVPPVTGRSYDDAVAQLKALGFTNIGRSDVDNDKPANEVIGQTPDANQKVGKDSAIILKVSKGPAQPEQVTIPGDILNKSYQDVKAQLEGMGLVVALGPGSVDKPDAKVVMSNPTPNTPVDKGSTVTLNTIEGGGNLFGGLNGQDRGH, from the coding sequence ATGGAAGAGCCGCGTCGCCTCGGCGGCCGGTACGAGCTGGGCTCGGTGCTCGGCCGTGGTGGCATGGCCGAGGTCTACCTCGCCCACGACACCCGGCTCGGACGCACCGTCGCTGTGAAGACGCTGCGGGCGGATCTCGCCCGCGACCCGTCCTTCCAGGCCCGGTTCCGCCGTGAGGCCCAGTCCGCCGCCTCGCTCAACCATCCGGCGATCGTCGCGGTGTACGACACCGGCGAGGACTACGTGGACGGGGTCTCGATCCCGTACATCGTCATGGAGTACGTCGACGGCTCGACGCTCAGGGAGCTGCTGCACTCGGGGCGCAGACTGCTTCCCGAGCGCACGCTCGAAATGACCGTCGGCATCCTCCAGGCGCTGGAGTACTCGCACCGCGCGGGCATCGTCCACCGTGACATCAAGCCGGCCAACGTCATGCTGACGCGCACCGGCCAGGTCAAGGTCATGGACTTCGGCATCGCGCGCGCCATGGGCGACTCCGGCATGACGATGACGCAGACCGCGGCGGTCATCGGCACCGCCCAGTACCTCTCCCCGGAGCAGGCCAAGGGCGAGCAGGTCGACGCACGGTCCGACCTGTACTCGACCGGCTGCCTGCTCTACGAGCTGCTGACGGTCCGGCCCCCGTTCATCGGTGACTCCCCTGTCGCCGTGGCCTACCAGCACGTCCGGGAAGAGCCTCAGCCGCCCAGCAACTTCGACCCCGAGATCACGCCCGAGATGGACGCGATCGTGCTGAAGGCCCTCACCAAGGACCCCGACTACCGCTACCAGTCGGCCGACGAGATGCGGGCCGACATCGAGGCCTGCCTCGACGGCCAGCCGGTCGCCGCCACGGCGGCGATGGGCGCGGCCGGTTACGGCGGCTACGACGGATACGGCAACGACCAGCCGACCACCGCCCTGCGCGCCGCGGACCAGAACGGCGAGCGCACCTCGATGCTGCCGCCGGTCAACCCGGACGACGGCGGCTACGGCTACGGCCAGGACGACCGTCCCGGCCGCCGGCGCCAGAACCAGAAGAAGAGCAACACCTCGACGATCCTGCTGGTCGTCGCCGGCGTCCTGGTGCTGATCGGCGCGATCCTCATCGGCAAGGCGGTCTTCGGCGGCGACGGCGGCGACAACAGCGCCTTCGACGTGCCCAACATGGTCGGCTCCACCGTCAAGGAGGCGCAGCGGCTCGCCGACAACGCGGACGTCGTGCTCAAGGTCGGTCCGAAGGAAGAGTGCAAGGACCAGCCCAAGGACAAGATCTGCCGCCAGACACCGACGGCGGAGGAGCAGATGAAGGAGCAGGAGACCGTCACAGTCTTCGTCTCCAGCGGCGCTCCGAAGGTCGACGTCCCGGACGTCACGGAGAAGTCCGAGGACAACGCCCGCAAGATCCTTGAGAAGAAGGGCTTCACGGTCTCCGTCACCTCGGTCGAGTCCGACGAGGCCGAGCCGAACACCGTCCTGGAGCAGACCCCGAAGGGCGACACCAAGGCCGAGGAGAACTCCGAGGTCAAGCTCAAGGTCGCCACGGAGAAGCTGCTCACCGTGCCTCCGGTGACCGGCCGGTCGTACGACGACGCGGTGGCCCAGCTGAAGGCGCTCGGCTTCACCAACATCGGCAGGTCCGACGTCGACAACGACAAGCCGGCGAACGAGGTGATCGGGCAGACCCCCGACGCGAACCAGAAGGTCGGCAAGGACTCCGCGATCATCCTCAAGGTGTCCAAGGGGCCCGCTCAGCCCGAGCAGGTCACCATCCCGGGCGACATCCTCAACAAGTCCTACCAGGACGTGAAGGCGCAGCTGGAGGGCATGGGCCTGGTGGTCGCGCTCGGTCCCGGCTCGGTCGACAAGCCGGACGCCAAGGTGGTCATGAGCAATCCGACGCCCAACACCCCGGTGGACAAGGGCAGCACGGTCACTCTGAACACCATCGAGGGCGGCGGCAACCTGTTCGGCGGTCTGAACGGACAGGACAGAGGCCACTGA
- a CDS encoding penicillin-binding transpeptidase domain-containing protein, whose amino-acid sequence MNKPLRRIAIFCGVLIFALLVRTNYLQYVKADELNTRDENRRVRIERYAHERGNIIVDGGKSVTGSAETKDSDFKYKRVWKDGPMWAPVTGYSSQAFGATQLESIEDGILTGNDDQLFFNRTMSMFTGKEKQGGNIVTTLNSAAQKAAFDGLGNRKGAVAALDPETGAILALASTPSYDPSTFAGNNKADTKAWQSLLKDKDKPMLNRALRETYPPGSTFKVVTAAAALENGLYTDIDEDTKSPLPWRLPQTSQNLDNEGNIPCKDASLRKALRYSCNSVFGKISDDLGNQKMIDEANKFGFNEEIFTPVRTDASVYPKDNRPQNAMAGIGQASNRATPLQMAMVAAAVANDGKLMQPYMVAQRQAPSLDVIYSHEKEELSRPLSPENAQKLQEMMKTVVESGTGQNAKIDGVTVGGKTGTAQHGLNNSEKPYAWFISYAKTDSGSPVAVAVVVEDGEANRDDISGGGLAAPIAKAVMKAVIDSKK is encoded by the coding sequence GTGAACAAGCCTCTGCGCCGGATCGCGATCTTCTGCGGCGTGCTCATCTTCGCCCTGCTCGTACGGACCAACTATCTCCAGTACGTGAAGGCCGACGAGCTCAACACCCGGGACGAGAACCGCCGTGTCCGTATCGAGCGGTACGCGCACGAGCGGGGCAACATCATCGTGGACGGCGGCAAGTCCGTCACCGGGTCGGCCGAGACCAAGGACAGCGACTTCAAGTACAAGCGGGTCTGGAAGGACGGCCCCATGTGGGCGCCCGTCACCGGCTACTCCTCGCAGGCCTTCGGCGCCACCCAGCTGGAGAGCATCGAGGACGGCATCCTCACCGGCAACGACGACCAGCTCTTCTTCAACCGCACGATGTCGATGTTCACCGGCAAGGAGAAGCAGGGCGGCAACATCGTCACCACCCTGAACAGCGCCGCCCAGAAGGCCGCGTTCGACGGGCTCGGCAACCGGAAGGGCGCCGTCGCCGCCCTCGACCCGGAGACCGGTGCCATCCTGGCGCTCGCCAGCACGCCCTCGTACGACCCCTCCACCTTCGCGGGCAACAACAAGGCCGACACCAAGGCCTGGCAGTCGCTGCTGAAGGACAAGGACAAGCCGATGCTCAACCGGGCGTTGCGCGAGACCTACCCGCCCGGCTCGACCTTCAAGGTCGTCACCGCGGCCGCCGCCCTGGAGAACGGGCTCTACACGGACATCGACGAGGACACGAAGTCGCCGCTGCCCTGGCGCCTGCCGCAGACGAGCCAGAATCTGGACAACGAGGGCAACATCCCCTGCAAGGACGCCTCGCTCCGCAAGGCGCTGCGCTACTCCTGCAACAGCGTCTTCGGCAAGATCAGCGACGACCTGGGCAACCAGAAGATGATCGACGAGGCCAACAAGTTCGGCTTCAACGAGGAGATCTTCACCCCCGTCCGTACCGACGCCAGCGTGTACCCCAAGGACAACCGGCCGCAGAACGCCATGGCGGGCATCGGCCAGGCGTCCAACCGCGCCACCCCGCTCCAGATGGCCATGGTCGCCGCCGCCGTCGCCAACGACGGGAAGCTGATGCAGCCGTACATGGTGGCCCAGCGGCAGGCGCCCAGCCTGGACGTCATCTACTCGCACGAGAAGGAGGAGCTCAGCCGGCCGCTCTCCCCGGAGAACGCCCAGAAGCTCCAGGAGATGATGAAGACCGTCGTCGAGTCCGGCACGGGACAGAACGCGAAGATCGACGGCGTCACCGTCGGCGGCAAGACCGGTACCGCGCAGCACGGCCTCAACAACAGCGAGAAGCCGTACGCGTGGTTCATCTCCTACGCCAAGACCGACAGCGGCTCCCCGGTCGCCGTCGCCGTGGTGGTCGAGGACGGCGAGGCCAACCGTGACGACATCTCCGGTGGCGGCCTGGCCGCGCCCATCGCCAAGGCGGTCATGAAAGCGGTCATCGACAGCAAGAAGTGA
- a CDS encoding FtsW/RodA/SpoVE family cell cycle protein codes for MSVVTNTTTIGAIDAPSRRNTELMMMVFAIAVSVFAYANVGLAIDGTLPSGMFGYGLGLVLLGGVAHLVVRKFAPYADPLLLPLATLLNGLGLVLIWRLDQSPKLIRDAKNLYGVFTPSAPRQLMYSAIGVALFVGVLMLLKDHRILQRYTYISMVGALILLILPMFFPAKFGAKIWINIAGFSIQPGEFAKIIIAIFFAGYLMVKRDALALASRRFMGLYLPRGRDLGPILVIWVLSILILVFETDLGTSLLFFGLFVIMLYVATERTSWIVFGLLMSAAGAVGVSTFESHVQQRVTAWMDPFACYQTDGACEQIGNAIMSFGSGGTLGTGWGQGHSDLIGFAANADFILSTVGEELGLAGMMAVLLIYGLIVERGVRTALAARDPFGKLLAIGLSGAFAIQVFVVAGGVMGLIPLTGMTMPFLAAGGSSVIANWALIGILIRISDTARRPAPAPAPTSDAEMTQVVRP; via the coding sequence ATGAGCGTTGTCACCAACACGACCACGATCGGCGCGATCGACGCACCGAGCCGGCGCAACACCGAACTGATGATGATGGTCTTCGCCATCGCCGTCTCGGTGTTCGCCTACGCCAACGTGGGCCTGGCCATCGACGGCACACTGCCCTCGGGCATGTTCGGATACGGCCTCGGCCTGGTCCTGCTCGGCGGCGTGGCCCATCTCGTGGTGCGCAAGTTCGCGCCGTACGCGGATCCGCTGCTGCTGCCGCTGGCCACCCTGCTCAACGGACTGGGCCTGGTGCTGATCTGGCGGCTCGACCAGTCGCCGAAGCTGATCAGGGACGCGAAGAACCTCTACGGGGTGTTCACGCCGTCCGCGCCCCGGCAGCTGATGTACTCCGCGATCGGGGTGGCGCTCTTCGTCGGCGTGCTGATGCTGCTCAAGGACCACCGCATCCTGCAGCGCTACACGTACATCTCCATGGTGGGCGCGCTGATCCTGCTGATCCTGCCGATGTTCTTCCCGGCCAAGTTCGGCGCCAAGATCTGGATCAACATCGCCGGTTTCTCCATCCAGCCCGGAGAGTTCGCGAAGATCATCATCGCGATCTTCTTCGCGGGCTATCTCATGGTCAAACGCGATGCGCTGGCCCTCGCCAGCCGCCGGTTCATGGGGCTTTACCTTCCGCGCGGCCGTGACCTGGGACCGATCCTCGTCATCTGGGTCCTGTCGATCCTGATCCTCGTCTTCGAGACCGACCTCGGAACGTCCCTGCTCTTCTTCGGCCTCTTCGTGATCATGCTGTACGTCGCGACGGAGCGGACCAGCTGGATCGTCTTCGGTCTGCTGATGTCCGCCGCCGGCGCGGTGGGCGTCTCCACCTTCGAGTCCCACGTCCAGCAGCGTGTGACCGCGTGGATGGACCCCTTCGCCTGCTACCAGACGGACGGCGCCTGCGAGCAGATCGGCAACGCCATCATGTCCTTCGGGTCGGGCGGCACGCTCGGCACCGGCTGGGGCCAGGGCCACTCCGACCTCATCGGCTTCGCCGCCAACGCCGACTTCATCCTCTCCACCGTCGGTGAGGAGCTCGGACTCGCCGGAATGATGGCCGTCCTGCTGATCTACGGCCTCATCGTCGAGCGCGGCGTCCGTACGGCGCTCGCCGCCCGCGACCCGTTCGGCAAGCTGCTCGCGATCGGCCTCTCCGGCGCCTTCGCCATCCAGGTGTTCGTGGTCGCCGGCGGTGTCATGGGCCTCATCCCGCTGACCGGTATGACGATGCCGTTCCTCGCCGCCGGTGGTTCGTCCGTGATCGCCAACTGGGCCCTGATCGGGATCCTGATCAGGATCAGTGACACGGCACGCCGCCCGGCACCCGCCCCCGCACCCACTTCCGACGCCGAAATGACCCAGGTGGTCCGACCGTGA
- a CDS encoding Stp1/IreP family PP2C-type Ser/Thr phosphatase — translation MSLSLRFAAGSHKGMIREGNEDSGYAGPRLLAIADGMGGQAAGEVASSEVISTLVQLDDDVPGSDILTSLGTAVQRANDQLRMMVEEDPQLEGMGTTLTALLWTGQRLGLVHVGDSRAYLLRDGVLTQITQDHTWVQRLVDEGRITEEEATTHPQRSLLMRALGSGDHVEPDLSIREVRAGDRYLICSDGLSGVVSHQTMEETLASYQGPQETIQDLIQLALRGGGPDNITCIVADVLDVDNSNDTLAGQLNDTPVIVGAVAENQAAQLNDGGAMETPAGRAAGLGRPVPPPSGGFGPPGSGDDIGFGGTPDGSFGSYSDDDFVKPGGGRKWLKRSLYIVLALAVIGGGLYGGYRWTQTQFYVGAKNDNVALYRGISQDLAWVSLSKVEKDHPEIELKYLPPYQRKRVEATIAEGSLADAREKITELSTQASACKKDAQRRAAEENARSDEGQAAGTDTDATKTSKTSKKSGDTKTEQTSATPTPGPSLSEEEKKLVPQCGKQ, via the coding sequence ATGAGTCTTTCCCTGCGCTTCGCCGCCGGATCGCACAAGGGCATGATCCGCGAGGGCAACGAGGACTCCGGCTACGCCGGTCCCCGCCTTCTCGCGATCGCCGACGGCATGGGCGGCCAGGCGGCCGGTGAGGTCGCCAGCTCCGAGGTGATCTCCACGCTCGTCCAGCTCGACGACGACGTGCCGGGCTCCGACATCCTCACCTCGCTCGGTACGGCGGTCCAGCGGGCCAACGACCAGCTGCGGATGATGGTCGAGGAGGACCCCCAGCTCGAGGGCATGGGCACCACGCTCACCGCCCTGCTGTGGACCGGTCAGCGCCTCGGCCTCGTCCACGTCGGCGACTCACGTGCGTACCTGCTGCGCGACGGTGTGCTGACCCAGATCACGCAGGACCACACGTGGGTCCAGCGCCTGGTCGACGAGGGCCGGATCACCGAGGAGGAGGCCACCACCCATCCGCAGCGCTCCCTGCTGATGCGCGCGCTGGGCAGTGGCGACCATGTCGAACCCGACCTCTCCATCCGTGAGGTCCGGGCCGGCGACCGCTATCTGATCTGCTCCGACGGGCTCTCCGGAGTCGTCTCCCACCAGACGATGGAGGAGACGCTCGCCAGCTACCAGGGCCCCCAGGAGACCATCCAGGACCTGATCCAGCTCGCCCTGCGCGGCGGCGGACCGGACAACATCACCTGCATCGTCGCGGACGTCCTCGACGTCGACAACAGCAACGACACCCTGGCCGGGCAGCTCAACGACACCCCGGTCATCGTCGGCGCGGTCGCGGAGAACCAGGCCGCCCAGCTGAACGACGGCGGCGCGATGGAGACCCCCGCCGGACGCGCGGCCGGTCTCGGCCGCCCCGTCCCGCCGCCCTCCGGCGGCTTCGGCCCGCCCGGCAGCGGTGACGACATCGGCTTCGGCGGAACGCCGGACGGGTCCTTCGGGTCCTACTCCGACGACGACTTCGTGAAGCCCGGCGGCGGCCGCAAGTGGCTCAAGCGGTCCCTGTACATCGTGCTCGCGCTGGCCGTCATCGGCGGCGGTCTGTACGGCGGTTACCGCTGGACCCAGACCCAGTTCTACGTCGGCGCGAAGAACGACAACGTCGCGCTGTACCGGGGCATCAGCCAGGACCTCGCCTGGGTCTCGCTCTCGAAGGTCGAGAAGGACCACCCCGAGATCGAACTCAAGTACCTCCCGCCCTACCAGCGCAAGCGGGTCGAGGCGACGATCGCCGAGGGCAGCCTCGCCGACGCCCGCGAGAAGATCACCGAGCTCTCCACCCAGGCATCCGCCTGCAAGAAGGACGCGCAGCGCCGCGCGGCCGAGGAGAACGCCCGGAGCGACGAGGGCCAGGCGGCCGGCACGGACACCGATGCCACCAAGACGTCGAAGACGTCCAAGAAGTCCGGCGACACCAAGACCGAGCAGACTTCCGCGACTCCCACTCCTGGTCCCAGCCTCTCGGAGGAAGAGAAAAAGCTGGTCCCGCAGTGCGGTAAGCAGTAA